A portion of the Terriglobales bacterium genome contains these proteins:
- the rpsD gene encoding 30S ribosomal protein S4: MARYKGPVCRLCRREGMKLFLKGTKCFSDKCPVEKRNFAPGQHGKDRKAKVVGYGLQLREKQKTKRIYFTLEKQFRNYFEKASRAKGVTGAKLLEQLERRLDNVVYRLGFAISRRQARQLVRHGHVAVNGRKVNIPSYQVAVGEEIVVRDNSKKMTVLEIAKEFTSHQPAVNWLEVDRDNYKGRVTALPKREDINLPVNEQLIVELYSK, translated from the coding sequence ATGGCACGTTATAAAGGACCAGTTTGCCGCCTTTGCCGACGCGAAGGCATGAAACTCTTTCTCAAGGGCACCAAGTGCTTCAGCGATAAGTGCCCAGTCGAGAAGCGCAACTTCGCTCCCGGACAGCATGGAAAAGATCGCAAAGCCAAAGTCGTTGGCTACGGTCTCCAGCTCCGCGAGAAGCAGAAGACCAAGCGCATCTACTTCACGCTGGAAAAGCAGTTCCGCAACTACTTCGAGAAAGCCTCCCGCGCCAAAGGCGTAACCGGCGCCAAGCTGCTGGAGCAGCTCGAACGTCGTCTCGACAACGTGGTCTATCGCCTGGGCTTCGCGATTTCGCGTCGCCAGGCTCGCCAGCTTGTTCGTCACGGACACGTTGCGGTAAATGGACGCAAGGTGAACATTCCCTCGTACCAGGTTGCGGTCGGTGAAGAGATCGTGGTGCGGGATAACAGTAAGAAGATGACAGTGCTGGAGATCGCGAAAGAATTTACGAGCCATCAGCCGGCAGTGAACTGGTTGGAAGTCGATCGTGACAACTACAAGGGAAGAGTCACGGCTCTCCCGAAACGGGAAGACATCAATCTGCCGGTCAACGAACAGTTGATCGTCGAATTGTATTCGAAGTAA
- the rplQ gene encoding 50S ribosomal protein L17 — translation MRHLKATWKLGRNTSHRRALLRNLVSSLILEERIETTVAKAKAMRPHVEKMITFGKRGDVAARRSAASFLTSREAVDRLFAEVAPRYGDRSGGYLRIIRTGFRKGDGGEKAFIELIGSEKILDERREKRAELRAKRREEMEKAMQEQQANIEASGGPAAGEGENKSE, via the coding sequence ATGCGTCACCTGAAAGCAACCTGGAAACTAGGACGTAACACCAGCCATCGGCGCGCGCTGCTGCGCAACCTGGTGAGCTCGCTGATTCTCGAAGAGCGAATCGAGACGACGGTCGCAAAAGCGAAAGCGATGCGTCCGCACGTGGAAAAGATGATCACCTTCGGCAAGCGGGGCGACGTAGCTGCTCGCCGTTCGGCAGCATCGTTTCTCACTTCGCGGGAAGCCGTCGATCGGCTCTTCGCCGAAGTAGCTCCGCGGTACGGCGATCGCAGTGGCGGATATCTGCGCATCATCCGCACCGGTTTTCGCAAAGGCGATGGAGGCGAAAAAGCCTTCATCGAGCTGATCGGCTCGGAAAAGATTCTCGACGAGCGTCGCGAAAAGCGTGCCGAGCTGCGCGCCAAGCGGCGCGAGGAGATGGAAAAGGCGATGCAGGAACAGCAAGCCAACATTGAAGCCAGCGGTGGTCCCGCAGCGGGCGAAGGCGAGAACAAGTCCGAGTAA
- a CDS encoding isoprenylcysteine carboxylmethyltransferase family protein, translating to MGQRVFVAGRSLIYICGFMLVWLWLIPRWIGLHTSLQLASVSALRWLGLIPLSLGAAIAVSCFIHFVSSGRGTPAPFDAPRRLVVSGPYRYVRNPMYVGSGLFLASCAILFSEFSAVLLWYALAISVGVNLFILLYEEPTLRRKFGGDYREYSRNVRRWVPRLRPWQLESSRSVAAGT from the coding sequence ATGGGACAACGAGTTTTTGTGGCGGGGCGAAGTCTCATCTACATCTGCGGATTCATGTTGGTATGGCTCTGGTTGATTCCGCGTTGGATCGGTCTGCATACATCGCTGCAGTTAGCTTCGGTGAGCGCTTTACGCTGGCTCGGATTGATCCCACTTTCTCTCGGCGCTGCCATTGCAGTCTCATGCTTCATACACTTCGTAAGCAGTGGGCGAGGAACACCTGCTCCGTTCGACGCTCCGCGTCGGCTGGTCGTGAGTGGACCCTATCGCTATGTCCGAAATCCGATGTATGTGGGGAGTGGCTTGTTTCTCGCAAGCTGCGCGATTCTGTTTTCGGAATTTTCGGCCGTTCTATTGTGGTACGCACTCGCGATCTCGGTTGGAGTGAATTTGTTCATCCTGTTGTATGAAGAACCAACGCTGCGCAGGAAGTTTGGCGGTGACTACCGCGAATATTCTCGCAATGTACGCAGGTGGGTTCCACGTTTGCGACCATGGCAGCTGGAATCTTCGCGCTCGGTTGCTGCTGGAACTTAA
- a CDS encoding NAD(P)-binding domain-containing protein, whose amino-acid sequence MNIGIIGAGHIGGTLTRRFSALGHKVFVANSRGPETLKDLAAETGATPVTVEEAAHSGEVIVVTIPMKNIPELPRDLFQGVPENVVVIDTNNYYPQQRDGRIDAIENGMVESRWVEQQLGRPVVKAFNNIYADHLLRKGQPAGSAGRIALPVSGDDRRTKEIVFKLVDELGFDPVDNDGLDQSWRQQPATPVYATDHDAEGVRQALSEASRERTPEFRSKSGSQAA is encoded by the coding sequence ATGAACATCGGCATTATTGGAGCAGGACACATCGGCGGCACGCTGACGCGGCGCTTCAGCGCGCTCGGACATAAAGTCTTTGTGGCGAATTCAAGAGGTCCGGAAACTCTCAAGGACTTGGCGGCGGAGACTGGCGCAACTCCTGTCACGGTCGAAGAGGCAGCTCACAGCGGCGAGGTCATCGTTGTGACCATCCCGATGAAGAACATTCCTGAACTGCCGCGCGATTTGTTCCAAGGCGTTCCCGAAAATGTTGTGGTCATCGACACCAACAATTATTACCCGCAACAGCGCGACGGCCGTATCGATGCGATCGAGAACGGCATGGTCGAGAGCCGCTGGGTCGAACAGCAGTTGGGCCGACCGGTAGTGAAAGCCTTCAACAATATCTACGCCGATCACCTGTTGAGAAAAGGCCAACCCGCAGGAAGCGCAGGTCGCATCGCGTTGCCGGTGTCGGGGGATGATCGGAGAACGAAAGAGATTGTCTTCAAACTCGTCGATGAGCTGGGCTTCGATCCTGTCGACAACGATGGCCTGGACCAATCATGGCGTCAGCAGCCCGCGACTCCCGTTTATGCGACTGACCACGACGCCGAAGGCGTGCGCCAAGCGCTTTCGGAAGCCAGCAGGGAGCGAACACCCGAGTTCAGATCGAAGTCTGGAAGCCAGGCCGCCTGA
- a CDS encoding DNA-directed RNA polymerase subunit alpha — MLWKGFQKPKRLAADTDTLTDKYGKFYAQPFERGFGTTIGNALRRVLLSSIEGAAITAVRIEGVLHEFQSIPGVVEDATDIILNLKQVPFKLNSENPKAIYLKTDQPGVITSGMIEADGDVEILDKDVYIATVSEGGKVDMEMRLKRGRGYVSADKNFDEDLGLGFIPIDSVHSPVRKCNYTVEAARLGQITDYDKLTLEVWTNGAVAPADAIGLSAKLLKDHMNIFINFEEELETEGADDRKPEIRNENLNRSVEELELSVRSYNCLKNANIQTIGELVQKSEAEMLKTKNFGRKSLNEIKEILAQMGLSLGMKIDEHGNAVPGPTSQAPAAVLAGTYRTPEDDLEDDEPAGTF; from the coding sequence ATGCTCTGGAAGGGATTTCAAAAACCGAAGCGGCTCGCCGCTGACACCGACACGCTCACCGATAAGTACGGCAAGTTTTACGCACAGCCGTTTGAGCGTGGATTCGGAACCACTATTGGAAACGCGCTCCGTCGCGTTCTGCTCTCCTCGATTGAAGGTGCTGCAATTACTGCGGTCCGCATTGAGGGCGTTCTGCACGAGTTTCAGTCGATTCCAGGGGTCGTCGAAGACGCCACCGACATCATCCTGAATCTCAAGCAGGTTCCATTCAAGTTGAACAGCGAAAATCCCAAGGCGATCTACCTGAAGACCGACCAGCCAGGCGTGATCACCTCCGGCATGATCGAAGCCGACGGTGATGTCGAGATCCTCGACAAGGATGTGTACATCGCCACAGTGAGCGAAGGAGGCAAAGTTGACATGGAAATGCGTCTGAAGCGCGGACGCGGCTATGTCTCTGCCGACAAGAATTTCGACGAAGACCTCGGACTGGGCTTCATTCCTATTGATTCCGTCCACTCGCCGGTGCGCAAATGCAACTACACCGTCGAAGCCGCGCGTCTGGGACAGATCACAGATTATGACAAGCTCACGCTCGAAGTCTGGACCAACGGCGCAGTAGCTCCGGCAGATGCCATCGGCCTCTCGGCGAAGTTGTTGAAAGATCATATGAACATCTTCATCAACTTCGAGGAAGAGCTCGAAACCGAAGGAGCGGACGATCGCAAGCCCGAGATTCGCAACGAGAATCTCAATCGTTCGGTCGAGGAGCTGGAGCTCTCGGTCCGCAGCTACAACTGCCTGAAGAACGCGAACATTCAGACGATTGGCGAGCTGGTACAGAAGTCCGAAGCCGAGATGCTGAAGACGAAGAACTTCGGGCGCAAGTCGCTGAACGAGATCAAAGAGATCCTCGCGCAGATGGGACTGAGCTTGGGCATGAAGATCGATGAGCACGGAAACGCCGTGCCAGGTCCAACGAGCCAGGCTCCAGCTGCCGTTCTCGCTGGAACATATCGCACGCCGGAAGACGATCTGGAAGACGATGAACCGGCAGGGACGTTCTGA